A window from Streptomyces subrutilus encodes these proteins:
- a CDS encoding DivIVA domain-containing protein, whose product MSGPMATVRGRGYRTDEVDRYLARLTAGRDEAWERVARLTALAEEMEAEAARLREAVSALAPQTYDELSERARRILLLAQEESRELRSDAREAAAEALAAAQAHAERVAELARHDAESVREQTEVRARQGLLRAQREADGARAEAREDAEAWRSQAQAALAEAHRRSQALLAEREQEQTDRWDASERELAAREAEQDARHAEAERHAEARLSEARRLFAETEESARHGQEDAEAAAAEVIAGARVLEERVGRETDRILREHEESQEEMRAHMNHVRSSLAALTGRAPA is encoded by the coding sequence ATGAGTGGACCCATGGCGACGGTGCGCGGCCGCGGCTACCGCACGGACGAGGTCGACCGGTATCTCGCCCGGCTCACCGCCGGCCGCGACGAGGCCTGGGAGCGGGTGGCGCGGCTGACGGCGCTGGCCGAGGAGATGGAGGCGGAGGCGGCGCGGCTCCGGGAGGCGGTGTCCGCGCTGGCCCCGCAGACGTACGACGAGCTGAGCGAACGGGCCCGGCGGATCCTGCTGCTGGCGCAGGAGGAGTCGCGGGAGCTGCGCTCGGACGCGCGGGAGGCCGCGGCCGAGGCGCTGGCCGCCGCGCAGGCGCACGCCGAGCGGGTGGCGGAGCTGGCCCGGCACGACGCGGAGTCGGTGCGCGAGCAGACCGAGGTACGGGCCCGGCAGGGCCTGCTGCGGGCGCAGCGGGAGGCCGACGGCGCCCGGGCGGAGGCGCGGGAGGACGCGGAGGCGTGGCGGTCGCAGGCGCAGGCGGCGCTGGCGGAGGCGCACCGGCGGTCGCAGGCGCTGCTGGCGGAGCGCGAGCAGGAGCAGACGGACCGCTGGGACGCGTCGGAGCGGGAGCTCGCGGCGCGGGAGGCGGAGCAGGACGCGCGCCACGCGGAGGCCGAACGGCACGCCGAGGCCCGGCTGTCGGAGGCGCGTCGGCTGTTCGCCGAGACGGAGGAGTCGGCGCGGCACGGCCAGGAGGACGCGGAGGCCGCGGCCGCCGAGGTGATCGCCGGAGCCAGGGTGCTGGAGGAGCGGGTGGGGCGGGAGACGGACCGCATCCTGCGCGAGCACGAGGAGTCGCAGGAGGAGATGCGGGCGCACATGAACCACGTCCGCTCCAGCCTGGCCGCCCTGACGGGCCGCGCCCCGGCGTAG
- a CDS encoding MDR family MFS transporter, with amino-acid sequence MRANGGVGGAGSGRPATAVVAALMLCMALVALDSTIVATAVPQIVGDLGGFSVFSWLFSGYLLAVTVTLPVYGKLSDTLGRKPVLLFGIALFLVGSLLCAAAWNMAALIAFRIVQGLGGGALQSTVQTLAADLYPLKDRPRIQARMSGVWAASSVAGPVLGGLLAAYAHWRWIFLINLPLAALARWMVGRHLVEPVRSRGGRGPVDWAGALAVFACGGVLLFALVQGGVSWPWLSAPSLGLLAASAVLAAVVVRVERRAAEPVLPGWVWRRRTLAAVNLAMGVFGLLTVAPMVFMPTYAQAVLGLGPIGAGFVMSVMTLSWPLSAALSQHLYRRIGFRDTAVVGISLAAAILYAFTLLPHPARPWQPALVMLLLGGALGLFQLPLIIGVQSTVGWAERGTTTASVLFCRQVGQSVGAALLAAVANATLADRLAGVPGLPDGLDDVSKALDRPGLLPPAAADHLRAAVAAAVDHIFLGAAAACLVALLILLLLAPRTFPVLPEQRED; translated from the coding sequence GTGCGGGCCAACGGCGGTGTCGGGGGCGCGGGTTCGGGGCGGCCGGCGACGGCCGTGGTCGCCGCCCTCATGCTCTGCATGGCCCTCGTCGCCCTGGACAGCACCATCGTGGCCACCGCCGTCCCGCAGATCGTGGGCGACCTCGGCGGCTTCTCGGTGTTCTCCTGGCTCTTCTCCGGCTACCTGCTGGCCGTCACCGTCACCCTGCCCGTCTACGGGAAGCTCTCCGACACCCTCGGCCGCAAGCCGGTGCTCCTGTTCGGGATAGCCCTCTTCCTCGTCGGCTCCCTGCTGTGCGCGGCCGCCTGGAACATGGCCGCCCTCATCGCCTTCCGGATCGTCCAGGGGCTGGGCGGCGGCGCCCTCCAGAGCACGGTCCAGACCCTGGCCGCCGACCTCTACCCGCTCAAGGACCGGCCCAGGATCCAGGCCCGCATGTCCGGCGTGTGGGCCGCCTCCTCCGTGGCCGGCCCCGTGCTCGGCGGCCTGCTCGCCGCGTACGCGCACTGGCGCTGGATCTTCCTGATCAACCTCCCGCTCGCCGCCCTCGCCCGGTGGATGGTCGGCCGGCACCTGGTCGAGCCCGTACGGTCCCGCGGCGGCCGCGGGCCGGTCGACTGGGCCGGGGCACTGGCCGTGTTCGCCTGCGGCGGGGTGCTGCTCTTCGCGCTCGTCCAGGGCGGGGTGTCCTGGCCCTGGCTGTCGGCGCCCTCCCTGGGACTGCTGGCGGCGAGCGCCGTCCTGGCCGCCGTGGTGGTACGGGTGGAGCGGCGGGCGGCGGAGCCCGTCCTGCCCGGCTGGGTGTGGCGCCGGCGCACGCTCGCCGCCGTCAACCTGGCCATGGGGGTGTTCGGGCTGCTGACCGTGGCCCCGATGGTGTTCATGCCGACGTACGCCCAGGCCGTGCTGGGACTCGGTCCGATCGGCGCCGGGTTCGTCATGTCCGTGATGACCCTCAGCTGGCCGCTGTCCGCCGCCCTCAGCCAGCACCTCTACCGGCGCATCGGCTTCCGCGACACCGCCGTGGTCGGCATCTCCCTCGCCGCCGCGATCCTCTACGCCTTCACCCTGCTCCCGCACCCCGCTCGGCCGTGGCAGCCCGCGCTGGTCATGCTGCTGCTGGGCGGCGCGCTCGGCCTCTTCCAACTCCCGCTCATCATCGGCGTGCAGTCCACCGTCGGCTGGGCGGAACGGGGCACCACCACGGCCTCCGTGCTCTTCTGCCGCCAGGTCGGCCAGAGCGTGGGAGCGGCCCTGCTCGCGGCCGTCGCCAACGCCACCCTCGCCGACCGGCTGGCCGGCGTCCCCGGGCTGCCGGACGGCCTGGACGACGTGTCGAAGGCCCTGGACCGGCCGGGGCTGCTGCCGCCGGCCGCCGCCGACCACCTGCGCGCGGCCGTGGCCGCCGCCGTCGACCACATCTTCCTCGGGGCGGCCGCGGCCTGTCTGGTCGCGCTGCTGATCCTGCTGCTGCTCGCTCCGCGCACCTTCCCCGTCCTGCCGGAGCAGCGCGAGGACTGA
- a CDS encoding ABC transporter ATP-binding protein, whose translation MTETRQGGTGGHGAVAARARKVVKAYGAGETRVVALDDVDVDIHRGQFTAIMGPSGSGKSTLMHCLAGLDTVTSGRIHLDETEITGLKDKKLTRLRRDRIGFIFQAFNLLPTLNALENITLPMDIAGRAPDAQWLNRVVETVGLAGRLKHRPTELSGGQQQRVAVARALAARPQIIFGDEPTGNLDSRAGAEVLGFLRRSVDELGQTIVMVTHDPVAASYADRVIFLADGRIVDEMYGPTAEQVLDRMKDFDARGRTS comes from the coding sequence ATGACCGAAACCAGGCAGGGGGGCACTGGAGGGCATGGCGCCGTCGCGGCCCGGGCGCGCAAGGTCGTCAAGGCCTACGGCGCGGGCGAGACGCGCGTCGTCGCCCTCGACGACGTGGACGTGGACATCCACCGCGGGCAGTTCACCGCCATCATGGGCCCGTCCGGCTCCGGCAAGTCCACGCTGATGCACTGCCTCGCCGGCCTGGACACCGTGACCAGCGGTCGCATCCACCTCGACGAGACCGAGATCACGGGTCTGAAGGACAAGAAGCTCACCCGGCTGCGCCGCGACCGCATCGGCTTCATCTTCCAGGCGTTCAACCTGCTGCCCACGCTGAACGCCCTGGAGAACATCACCCTCCCCATGGACATCGCGGGCCGCGCGCCCGACGCGCAGTGGCTGAACCGCGTCGTGGAGACCGTCGGCCTCGCCGGCCGGCTGAAGCACCGCCCCACCGAGCTCTCCGGCGGCCAGCAGCAGCGCGTGGCCGTGGCCCGCGCGCTCGCCGCCCGGCCGCAGATCATCTTCGGGGACGAGCCCACCGGCAACCTCGACTCCCGGGCCGGCGCCGAGGTCCTCGGCTTCCTGCGCCGCTCCGTGGACGAACTCGGCCAGACCATCGTCATGGTCACGCACGACCCGGTGGCCGCCTCCTACGCGGACCGCGTCATCTTCCTGGCCGACGGCCGGATCGTCGACGAGATGTACGGCCCCACCGCCGAGCAGGTCCTGGACCGTATGAAGGACTTCGACGCACGCGGGCGGACCTCATGA
- a CDS encoding ABC transporter permease produces the protein MSGTVLKTSRRNLVAHKGRMALSAVAVLLSVAFVCGTLVFTDTMNTTFDKLFAVTGSDVTVSPKAAEDGDENPDRGRPETLDGSVVAKVRAAAGVKSAEGAVVSMSVTVVDGENRNLGSTTGAPTIAGDWNDNELKSMKITSGHAPRGPTEVMIDSDTARKHGLRLGDEVRTIAVTGDARARISGIAAFTVTNPGAAVVYFDTDTAQRRLLGEPGAFTHVNVVAADGVSDEQLKRDVAAAVGADAYKLQTAQEAADANRKDVGSFLDVLKYVMLGFAGIAFLVGIFLIFNTFSMLVAQRTREIGLMRAIGADSGQVLKSVVVEALLLGVVGSVLGVGAGVGLAVGLMRLMGRMGMHLSTDDLTVAWTTPVVGVVLGVVVTVVAAYVPARRAGRVSPMAALRESGTPGDRKAGAVRAALGLVLTGAGGAALLLAGAADRAGAGSLWLGLGVVLTLVGFIVIGPLLAAGVVRVLSGAVLRPFGSVGRLAERNALRNPRRTGATAAALMIGLALVACLSVVGSSMVASATDELDKSVGADYIVDSTSGQPVVPQAEQALRAAPGLDHVTAYRLVEAKVTAPDGSTVTEGLGATDPTYARDIRRKMTAGEHAAAYGEGAISVGSQYATAHGIALGDALTVAFTGGNTVRLKVAAITGDEGNLDRGMKYVSTATAEANVPADRMPRPFMLLATAADGHSAAAAYRGVKDALADYPQYQVRDQADYKQALKDQVGQLLNMVYGLLALAIVVAVLGVVNTLALSVVERTREIGLMRAIGLSRRQLRRMIRLESVVIALFGALLGLGLGMGWGASAQQLLALQGLKVLEIPWPTILGVFAASAFVGLFAALVPAFRAGRMNVLNAIAGE, from the coding sequence ATGAGCGGCACCGTCCTGAAGACCTCGCGGCGCAACCTCGTCGCGCACAAGGGGCGGATGGCGCTCTCGGCCGTGGCGGTCCTGCTCTCCGTCGCCTTCGTCTGCGGCACCCTGGTGTTCACCGACACCATGAACACCACCTTCGACAAGCTGTTCGCCGTCACCGGCTCCGACGTGACGGTCAGCCCGAAGGCCGCCGAGGACGGCGACGAGAACCCCGACCGCGGCCGGCCCGAGACGCTGGACGGCTCGGTCGTCGCGAAGGTGCGCGCCGCCGCGGGCGTCAAGAGCGCGGAGGGCGCCGTCGTCTCGATGTCCGTCACCGTCGTCGACGGCGAGAACCGGAACCTGGGCTCGACCACCGGCGCCCCGACCATCGCGGGCGACTGGAACGACAACGAGCTCAAGTCCATGAAGATCACCTCCGGCCACGCACCGCGCGGCCCCACCGAGGTGATGATCGACTCCGACACCGCGCGCAAGCACGGGCTGCGGCTCGGCGACGAGGTGCGCACCATCGCCGTCACCGGTGACGCCCGCGCCCGGATCAGCGGCATCGCCGCCTTCACCGTCACCAACCCCGGCGCGGCCGTCGTCTACTTCGACACCGACACCGCGCAGCGCCGACTGCTCGGCGAGCCCGGCGCGTTCACGCACGTCAACGTGGTCGCCGCGGACGGGGTGAGCGACGAGCAGCTCAAGCGCGACGTCGCCGCCGCCGTGGGCGCGGACGCCTACAAGCTCCAGACGGCGCAGGAGGCCGCGGACGCGAACCGCAAGGACGTCGGCTCCTTCCTCGACGTCCTGAAGTACGTGATGCTCGGCTTCGCCGGGATCGCCTTCCTCGTCGGCATCTTCCTCATCTTCAACACCTTCTCGATGCTGGTCGCCCAGCGCACCCGCGAGATCGGCCTGATGCGCGCCATCGGCGCCGACAGCGGACAGGTCCTCAAGTCCGTGGTCGTCGAGGCCCTCCTCCTCGGCGTGGTGGGCTCGGTCCTCGGGGTCGGGGCGGGCGTCGGCCTGGCCGTCGGGCTGATGCGGCTCATGGGCCGGATGGGCATGCACCTGTCGACCGACGACCTGACCGTCGCCTGGACCACCCCGGTCGTCGGGGTCGTGCTCGGCGTGGTCGTCACCGTCGTCGCCGCGTACGTCCCGGCCCGCCGGGCCGGCCGGGTCTCGCCGATGGCGGCCCTGCGCGAATCGGGCACCCCGGGCGACCGCAAGGCCGGCGCGGTCCGCGCCGCGCTCGGCCTGGTCCTCACCGGTGCCGGCGGCGCCGCGCTCCTCCTCGCCGGGGCCGCCGACCGGGCCGGGGCCGGATCGCTCTGGCTGGGCCTGGGCGTGGTCCTCACGCTCGTCGGCTTCATCGTCATCGGACCGCTGCTCGCCGCGGGCGTGGTGCGGGTGCTCTCCGGCGCCGTGCTGCGGCCCTTCGGGTCCGTGGGGCGCCTCGCCGAGCGCAACGCCCTGCGCAACCCGCGCCGCACCGGCGCCACCGCCGCCGCGCTGATGATCGGGCTCGCCCTGGTCGCCTGCCTGTCGGTCGTCGGCTCCTCGATGGTCGCCTCGGCCACCGACGAGCTCGACAAGTCGGTCGGCGCGGACTACATCGTCGACTCCACCAGCGGGCAGCCCGTGGTGCCCCAGGCCGAGCAGGCGCTGCGCGCCGCCCCGGGCCTGGACCACGTCACCGCCTACCGCCTGGTGGAGGCGAAGGTCACCGCCCCCGACGGCTCCACCGTGACCGAGGGGCTGGGCGCCACCGATCCGACCTACGCCCGCGACATCCGCCGCAAGATGACCGCCGGCGAGCACGCGGCCGCCTACGGCGAGGGCGCCATCTCGGTCGGCTCGCAGTACGCCACCGCGCACGGCATCGCGCTCGGCGACGCGCTGACGGTCGCCTTCACCGGCGGCAACACCGTCCGCCTGAAGGTCGCCGCGATCACCGGCGACGAGGGCAACCTCGATCGGGGCATGAAGTACGTCAGCACCGCGACGGCCGAGGCGAACGTCCCGGCCGACCGGATGCCGCGCCCCTTCATGCTGCTGGCCACCGCCGCGGACGGGCACTCCGCCGCGGCCGCCTACCGGGGCGTCAAGGACGCGCTCGCCGACTACCCCCAGTACCAGGTCCGCGACCAGGCCGACTACAAGCAGGCGCTGAAGGACCAGGTCGGCCAGCTGCTGAACATGGTCTACGGGCTCCTCGCCCTCGCCATCGTCGTCGCCGTCCTGGGCGTGGTGAACACCCTCGCCCTGTCGGTCGTCGAACGGACCCGCGAGATCGGCCTGATGCGCGCCATCGGCCTCTCCCGCCGCCAGCTGCGCCGCATGATCCGCCTGGAGTCGGTGGTCATCGCCCTCTTCGGCGCCCTCCTCGGCCTCGGGCTGGGCATGGGCTGGGGCGCCAGCGCGCAGCAGCTGCTCGCGCTCCAGGGCCTGAAGGTGCTGGAGATCCCCTGGCCGACGATCCTCGGGGTGTTCGCCGCCTCGGCCTTCGTGGGCCTGTTCGCCGCGCTGGTCCCGGCCTTCCGGGCGGGGCGGATGAACGTACTGAACGCGATCGCGGGCGAGTAG
- a CDS encoding DUF2079 domain-containing protein has product MGPYRPFELAASPSAGVHAAPAEEYETVTSDAITRPAPVPGPTAAATRPAGSRWAGPWVVAAGLFAVYLVVSVGRFRRMEWSSWDLGIFEQAIRAYAHLREPVADLKGPGANILGDHFSPIIALVAPVYRLFPGPVTLLVVQAALFALSAVPVTRAAGRLLGPARGIALGVAYGLAWGIQRAVEFDFHEIAFAVPLLAFALEAVLARRWRAALLWGLPLLLVKEDLGFTLAALAVVVAWRAHPSDRRAVRTALGVAVGAAVLAALVFTVVIPAFATAGYGYWDKIQGAGPLDGLGTKLATLGWVLIPTTGLLALRSPLLLVAAPTLGWRFLSGDPHYWSTDWHYSAVLMPVVTLALVDAIDIVRRGRRPRLRAYALQLPTAVLAAGLALAATTLPTSRLAEARTYERPARAVAVERLLAEIPDGAVVEADTTPLTRLTSRCRVLWIGGSKGVVPDWIAIDNSSKWAGEDPTAYALQLHPGARFTLVGEAEGIVLMRRS; this is encoded by the coding sequence ATGGGCCCCTACCGACCGTTCGAGCTCGCCGCGTCACCTTCCGCAGGAGTGCACGCCGCACCGGCCGAGGAGTACGAGACCGTGACGAGCGACGCGATAACCCGCCCCGCCCCCGTTCCCGGACCGACGGCCGCCGCGACCCGGCCGGCCGGGAGCCGGTGGGCGGGCCCCTGGGTGGTGGCCGCCGGCCTGTTCGCGGTGTACCTGGTGGTGTCCGTCGGACGGTTCCGCCGCATGGAGTGGTCCTCCTGGGACCTGGGCATCTTCGAACAGGCCATCCGCGCCTACGCCCACCTCCGGGAGCCCGTCGCCGATCTGAAGGGCCCCGGCGCCAACATCCTCGGGGACCACTTCAGCCCGATCATCGCGCTCGTCGCCCCCGTCTACCGGCTCTTCCCGGGCCCGGTCACCCTGCTCGTCGTCCAGGCCGCCCTGTTCGCCCTGTCCGCCGTGCCCGTCACCCGGGCCGCCGGCCGGCTCCTCGGACCGGCCCGCGGCATCGCGCTCGGGGTGGCGTACGGGCTGGCCTGGGGCATACAGCGGGCCGTCGAGTTCGACTTCCACGAGATCGCCTTCGCCGTGCCGCTGCTGGCCTTCGCACTGGAGGCGGTCCTCGCCCGGCGCTGGCGGGCCGCCCTGCTGTGGGGGCTGCCGCTGCTGCTGGTCAAGGAGGACCTCGGCTTCACGCTCGCCGCCCTGGCCGTGGTGGTGGCCTGGCGGGCCCACCCCTCGGACCGGCGGGCGGTGCGTACCGCGCTGGGCGTCGCCGTCGGGGCCGCGGTCCTGGCCGCGCTGGTGTTCACCGTCGTCATACCGGCCTTCGCCACCGCGGGCTACGGCTACTGGGACAAGATCCAGGGCGCGGGCCCGCTCGACGGCCTCGGCACCAAGCTCGCCACCCTGGGCTGGGTGCTGATCCCGACCACCGGCCTGCTGGCCCTGCGCTCCCCGCTGCTGCTGGTCGCCGCTCCCACGCTGGGCTGGCGGTTCCTGTCCGGGGACCCGCACTACTGGTCCACCGACTGGCACTACAGCGCGGTGCTGATGCCCGTGGTCACCCTCGCCCTGGTCGACGCCATCGACATCGTCCGGCGCGGCCGCCGGCCGCGGCTGCGGGCGTACGCGCTCCAGCTGCCCACCGCCGTGCTCGCCGCCGGCCTGGCCCTCGCCGCGACCACCCTGCCGACCTCCCGGCTGGCCGAGGCCCGCACGTACGAGCGGCCCGCCCGCGCCGTGGCCGTCGAGCGGCTGCTGGCCGAGATACCCGACGGCGCCGTCGTCGAGGCCGACACCACCCCGCTGACCCGGCTGACCTCCCGCTGCCGCGTGCTGTGGATCGGCGGCAGCAAGGGCGTGGTGCCCGACTGGATCGCCATCGACAACTCCTCGAAGTGGGCGGGCGAGGACCCGACGGCCTACGCGCTCCAGCTGCACCCCGGCGCACGGTTCACGCTGGTCGGCGAGGCCGAGGGCATCGTCCTGATGCGCCGCTCCTGA
- the mfd gene encoding transcription-repair coupling factor, translated as MSLHGLLDAVTRDPALAEAVTAAGDGNRMHVDLVGPPAARPFVIAALARQTGRTVLAVTATGREAEDLAAALRSLLPPDEVVDYPSWETLPHERLSPRSDTVGRRIAVLRRLAHPSKDDPAAGPVSVVVAPIRSVLQPQVKGLGDLVPVSLRQGQSVDLGEVTQALAAAAYARVELVEKRGEFAVRGGILDVFPPTEEHPLRIEFWGDEVEEVRYFKVADQRSLEIAEHGLWAPPCRELLLTDQVRERAAALAEAHPELGELLNKIAEGIAVEGMESLAPVLVDDMELLIDVLPGRSMALVCDPERVRTRAADLVATSQEFLMASWAATAGGGEAPIDVGAASLRGIAEVRDRARELDMMWWSVSPFAADEEAPGGDTLKLGMRAPEAYRGDTARALADTKAWIADGWHTVYLTEGHGPAARTVEVLGGEGIAARLEADLRALEPSIVHVSCGSIDNGFVDPALKLAVLTETDLTGQRTASKDLGRMPTRRRKTIDPLTLEAGDYIVHEQHGVGRYVEMVQRTVQGATREYLLVEYAPAKRGQPGDRLYIPTDQLEQVTKYVGGEAPTLHRLGGADWTKTKARAKKAVKEIAADLIKLYSARMAAPGHTFGPDTPWQRELEDAFPYAETPDQLTTIAEVKEDMEKSVPMDRLICGDVGYGKTEIAVRAAFKAVQDGKQVAVLVPTTLLVQQHFGTFSERYSQFPVNVRALSRFQTETESKATLEGLREGSVDLVIGTHRLFSQETKFKDLGLVIVDEEQRFGVEHKEQLKKLRANVDVLTMSATPIPRTLEMAVTGIREMSTITTPPEERHPVLTFVGPYEEKQIGAAVRRELLREGQCFYIHNRVESIDRAAAKLREIVPEARIATAHGQMSEQALEQVVVDFWEKKFDVLVSTTIVESGIDISNANTLIVERGDNFGLSQLHQLRGRVGRGRERGYAYFLYPPEKPLTETAHERLATIAQHTEMGAGMYVAMKDLEIRGAGNLLGGEQSGHIAGVGFDLYIRMVGEAVADYRSAVEGGIEEEPPLEVKIELPVDAHVPHDYAPGERLRLQAYRSIASANSEADVKAVREELTDRYGKLPEPVENLLLVAGLRMLARACGVGDITLQGPNIRFGPVELRESQELRLKRLYPGAVLKPAASQVLIPRPKTARVGGKPLVGRELLAWTGEFLTTILGS; from the coding sequence ATGAGCCTGCACGGACTGCTCGACGCCGTCACCCGGGACCCGGCCCTCGCCGAGGCGGTCACCGCGGCCGGGGACGGCAACCGCATGCACGTGGACCTGGTCGGCCCGCCGGCCGCGCGGCCGTTCGTGATCGCCGCACTGGCCCGGCAGACCGGGCGCACCGTCCTCGCGGTCACCGCCACCGGCCGCGAGGCCGAGGACCTCGCCGCCGCGCTGCGCTCCCTGCTGCCGCCCGACGAGGTCGTCGACTACCCGTCCTGGGAGACCCTGCCGCACGAGCGCCTCAGCCCGCGCAGCGACACCGTGGGCCGGCGGATCGCCGTCCTGCGCCGCCTGGCCCACCCCAGCAAGGACGACCCGGCCGCCGGCCCCGTCAGCGTCGTGGTCGCGCCCATCCGGTCCGTGCTCCAGCCGCAGGTCAAGGGGCTCGGGGACCTGGTTCCGGTGAGTCTGCGCCAAGGGCAGAGCGTCGACCTCGGGGAGGTGACGCAGGCCCTGGCCGCAGCCGCGTACGCCCGCGTCGAGCTCGTCGAGAAGCGCGGCGAGTTCGCCGTGCGCGGCGGCATCCTCGACGTGTTCCCGCCCACCGAGGAACACCCGCTGCGCATCGAGTTCTGGGGCGACGAGGTCGAGGAGGTCCGCTACTTCAAGGTCGCCGACCAGCGGTCCCTGGAGATCGCCGAACACGGCCTGTGGGCACCGCCCTGCCGGGAGCTGCTGCTCACCGACCAGGTGCGGGAGCGGGCCGCGGCCCTCGCCGAGGCCCACCCCGAGCTCGGCGAACTGCTGAACAAGATCGCCGAGGGGATCGCGGTCGAGGGCATGGAGTCCCTGGCCCCGGTCCTCGTCGACGACATGGAGCTGCTGATCGACGTCCTGCCGGGCCGTTCGATGGCCCTCGTCTGCGACCCCGAGCGGGTACGGACCCGGGCCGCCGACCTGGTGGCGACCTCGCAGGAGTTCCTGATGGCCTCCTGGGCGGCCACCGCGGGCGGCGGCGAGGCGCCCATCGACGTCGGCGCGGCCTCGCTGCGCGGCATCGCCGAGGTCCGCGACCGGGCCCGCGAGCTGGACATGATGTGGTGGTCGGTCTCCCCGTTCGCCGCCGACGAGGAGGCCCCCGGGGGCGACACGCTCAAGCTCGGCATGCGCGCCCCCGAGGCCTACCGCGGCGACACCGCCCGCGCGCTCGCCGACACCAAGGCCTGGATCGCCGACGGCTGGCACACCGTCTACCTCACCGAGGGCCACGGCCCGGCCGCCCGCACCGTCGAGGTGCTCGGCGGCGAGGGCATCGCGGCCCGGCTGGAGGCGGACCTGCGGGCCCTGGAGCCCTCGATCGTGCACGTCTCCTGCGGCTCGATCGACAACGGCTTCGTCGACCCCGCCCTCAAGCTGGCCGTCCTCACCGAGACCGACCTCACCGGACAGCGCACCGCCAGCAAGGACCTCGGGCGGATGCCGACCCGGCGCCGCAAGACGATCGACCCGCTGACCCTGGAGGCCGGCGACTACATCGTCCACGAGCAGCACGGCGTCGGCCGCTACGTCGAGATGGTGCAGCGCACCGTCCAGGGCGCCACCCGCGAGTACCTCCTCGTCGAGTACGCCCCCGCCAAGCGCGGCCAGCCCGGCGACCGGCTCTACATCCCCACCGACCAGCTGGAGCAGGTCACCAAGTACGTCGGCGGCGAGGCCCCGACCCTGCACCGGCTCGGCGGCGCCGACTGGACCAAGACGAAGGCGCGCGCCAAGAAGGCGGTCAAGGAGATCGCCGCCGACCTCATCAAGCTGTACAGCGCCCGCATGGCGGCCCCCGGGCACACCTTCGGCCCGGACACGCCCTGGCAGCGCGAGCTGGAGGACGCCTTCCCGTACGCGGAGACGCCCGACCAGCTCACGACCATCGCCGAGGTCAAGGAGGACATGGAGAAGTCCGTCCCGATGGACCGGCTGATCTGCGGCGACGTGGGCTACGGCAAGACCGAGATCGCGGTGCGGGCGGCGTTCAAGGCGGTCCAGGACGGCAAGCAGGTCGCCGTCCTCGTCCCGACCACGCTCCTCGTGCAGCAGCACTTCGGCACCTTCTCCGAGCGCTACAGCCAGTTCCCCGTCAACGTGCGGGCGCTGTCCCGCTTCCAGACGGAGACCGAGTCCAAGGCCACCCTGGAGGGCCTGCGCGAGGGCTCCGTCGACCTGGTCATCGGCACGCACCGGCTCTTCTCGCAGGAGACGAAGTTCAAGGACCTGGGCCTGGTCATCGTCGACGAGGAGCAGCGGTTCGGCGTGGAGCACAAGGAGCAGCTGAAGAAGCTGCGGGCCAACGTCGACGTGCTGACCATGTCCGCGACGCCCATCCCGCGCACCCTGGAGATGGCGGTGACCGGCATCCGCGAGATGTCGACGATCACCACTCCGCCGGAGGAGCGGCACCCGGTGCTCACCTTCGTCGGCCCGTACGAGGAGAAGCAGATCGGCGCCGCCGTCCGGCGCGAGCTGCTGCGCGAGGGCCAGTGCTTCTACATCCACAACCGGGTCGAGTCCATCGACCGGGCGGCCGCCAAGCTGCGCGAGATCGTGCCCGAGGCGCGGATCGCGACGGCGCACGGCCAGATGTCCGAACAGGCCCTGGAACAGGTCGTGGTGGACTTCTGGGAGAAGAAGTTCGACGTGCTCGTCTCGACCACGATCGTCGAGTCCGGCATCGACATCTCCAACGCCAACACCCTGATCGTCGAGCGCGGCGACAACTTCGGCCTCTCCCAGCTGCACCAGCTGCGCGGCCGCGTCGGCCGCGGCCGCGAGCGCGGGTACGCGTACTTCCTCTACCCGCCGGAGAAGCCGCTGACCGAGACCGCGCACGAGCGGCTCGCGACGATCGCCCAGCACACCGAGATGGGCGCGGGCATGTACGTGGCGATGAAGGACCTGGAGATCCGCGGCGCGGGCAACCTGCTCGGCGGCGAGCAGTCCGGCCACATCGCGGGCGTCGGCTTCGACCTGTACATCCGCATGGTCGGCGAGGCCGTCGCCGACTACCGGTCGGCCGTCGAGGGCGGGATCGAGGAGGAGCCGCCGCTGGAGGTCAAGATCGAGCTGCCGGTCGACGCGCACGTCCCGCACGACTACGCGCCGGGCGAGCGGCTGCGCCTGCAGGCCTACCGGTCCATCGCCTCCGCGAACTCGGAGGCCGACGTCAAGGCCGTGCGCGAGGAGCTCACCGACCGCTACGGCAAGCTGCCGGAGCCGGTGGAGAACCTGCTGCTGGTGGCCGGACTGCGGATGCTGGCCCGGGCCTGCGGGGTCGGCGACATCACCCTCCAGGGGCCCAACATCCGTTTCGGGCCGGTGGAGCTGCGCGAGTCGCAGGAGCTGCGGCTCAAGCGGCTCTACCCGGGCGCGGTGCTCAAGCCGGCCGCCTCACAGGTCCTGATCCCGCGCCCCAAGACGGCACGGGTCGGCGGCAAGCCGCTGGTCGGCCGGGAACTGCTGGCCTGGACGGGCGAGTTCCTCACCACCATCCTCGGGTCCTGA